The Triticum aestivum cultivar Chinese Spring chromosome 3A, IWGSC CS RefSeq v2.1, whole genome shotgun sequence genome includes a region encoding these proteins:
- the LOC123060308 gene encoding probable staphylococcal-like nuclease CAN1 has translation MRSSAAANPAPHLHLAELNSFPPPRSCLPFLVRRAETALRRRAHCHSSRRSTQNQLHSLEIPERISHGNPPPTSRRVILLLLLVVVLGAMGNSIYKFLCGVCSDLSDAAFQPHGGDASVAALGRDILEFQRTKQVPEGLSRHVVSSAAAQANWYKKLQVAWKKARPAPTTPEEAGRLVVLTLKNHQKADVDGLLAFYGLPHPNEAGSAPPPAAGHHAPPAQHSAPAHKPQGVKFELHTLPVDAKAVADGDTVTVYVDTNDAPSEIKKAAAERTKARAARNYPTADALQKTIAAAGYRMVPNAKGVEVLAKKYRIRLSGIDAPESAMPYGKEATEALLKLVEGKCLTVHVYNTDRYGRSVGDLHVGGVFVQEQMLKKGFAWHYTAYDKRPELAKWQSQAQAARKGLWAASKPQEPWEYRKAKRNGNA, from the exons ATGCGCAGCTCCGCCGCAGCCAATCCCGCGCCCCACCTCCACTTGGCAGAGCTCAACAGCTTTCCCCCTCCTCGCTCCTGCCTTCCCTTCCTCGTGAGGCGGGCCGAAACGGCTCTGAGGCGACGCGCACACTGTCATTCATCCCGCAGATCCACGCAGAACCAACTCCATTCTTTAGAGATCCCGGAGCGGATTTCGCACGGGAACCCACCGCCCACAAGCCGCCGCGTGATCCTGCTcctgctcctcgtcgtcgtcctagGGGCCATGGGGAACAGCATATACAAGTTCCTGTGCGGGGTCTGCTCGGACCTCTCCGACGCCGCCTTCCAGCCGCACGGCGGGGACGCCTCCGTCGCCGCGCTCGGCCGCGACATCCTCGAGTTCCAGCGCACCAAGCAGGTCCCCGAGGGCCTCAGCCGCCACgtcgtctcctccgccgccgcgcaggCCAACTG GTACAAGAAGCTGCAAGTGGCATGGAAGAAGGCGAGGCCAGCCCCGACCACGCCGGAGGAGGCCGGCCGCCTCGTGGTGCTGACGCTGAAGAACCACCAGAAGGCGGACGTCGACGGCCTGCTCGCCTTCTACGGCCTCCCGCACCCGAACGAGGCGGGatcggcgccgccgcccgccgccggtcaCCACGCCCCTCCGGCCCAGCACAGCGCCCCCGCGCACAAGCCGCAGGGCGTCAAGTTCGAGCTGCACACGCTCCCGGTGGACGCCAAGGCGGTGGCGGACGGCGACACGGTGACGGTGTACGTGGACACGAATGACGCCCCCAGCGAGATCAAGAAGGCCGCGGCGGAGCGCACCAAGGCGCGCGCCGCCAGGAACTACCCCACGGCCGACGCGCTCCAGAAGACCATCGCCGCCGCGGGATACAGAATGGTTCCCAACGCCAAGGGCGTTGAGGTGCTCGCCAAGAAGTACAGGATCAGGCTAAG TGGGATCGACGCGCCGGAGAGCGCGATGCCGTACGGGAAGGAGGCCACGGAGGCGCTGCTGAAGCTGGTGGAGGGCAAGTGCCTGACGGTGCACGTCTACAACACCGACCGCTACGGCCGGTCCGTCGGGGATCTCCACGTCGGCGGGGTCTTCGTGCAG GAGCAAATGCTGAAGAAAGGCTTCGCGTGGCACTACACCGCCTACGACAAACGCCCGGAGCTTGCCAAG TGGCAGAGCCAGGCGCAGGCCGCGCGCAAGGGCCTGTGGGCGGCGTCCAAGCCGCAGGAGCCGTGGGAGTACAGGAAGGCCAAGCGCAACGGCAACGCGTGA